A window of Actinobacillus suis ATCC 33415 contains these coding sequences:
- the dnaE gene encoding DNA polymerase III subunit alpha, protein MTQQRFVHLKVHSDFSMINGLAKVKPLVKTAVANNMVAMALTDFSNFCGLVKFYGEALGSGLKPIIGADIFVRPEPDSEDFFELTLLAKNNTGYHNITLLLSKAYQQGYVEFPLVEKAWLAELNEGIIVLSGGRNGDVGKALLKENEAEADELVSFYQQYFPNHYYLALCRTGRTDEERYIQQAVPFSQKHQLPLVAVNDVVFLKEDDFDAHEIRVAIHDSYTLDDPKRPKKYSPQQYFRSEQEMCALFADLPQAVENTVQIAMRCNVTVRLGEYFLPNFPTGDLSTEDFLVKKSREGLEERLEFLFPDPEERKNKRSVYDERLQVELDVINQMGFPGYFLIVMEFIQWSKDNDIPVGPGRGSGAGSLVAYALKITDLDPLAFDLLFERFLNPERVSMPDFDVDFCMDGRDRVIEHVADTYGRQAVSQIITFGTMAAKAVIRDVGRVLGHPYNFVDRISKLIPPDPGMTLAKAFDAEPKLPELYEADEEVKDLIDMARKLEGVTRNAGKHAGGVVIAPTAITDFSPLYCDSEGLHPVTHFDKNDVEYAGLVKFDFLGLRTLTIIKWALEMINQRLAREGKEPVRIESIPLDDKKSFDLLLASKTTAVFQLESRGMKDLISRLKPDCFEDIIALVALFRPGPLESGMVQNFIDRKHGHEEVSYPDAQYQHESLKPILEPTYGVIVYQEQVMQIAQVLAGYTLGGADLLRRAMGKKKPEEMAAQREIFEKGAIKQGIDGDLAMKIFDLVEKFAGYGFNKSHSAAYALVSYQTLWLKAHYPAEFMAAVMTSEMDNTDKIVGFYDECINMGLTVVPPDVNSGKHRFSVNEKGEIVYGLGAIKGVGEGPVEAILEAREKDGIFKDLFDLTARVDLKKINRRTFEGLIMSGAFDKLGPHRAALMKNLEDALKASDQHSKMEALGQSDMFGVLTETPEEVQNAYANTPKWSEQTILEGERTTLGLYLSGHPIGRFLKELSHYAPVRLNELQPTRRGQVVTVAGIIMGSRIAVTKRGSRLGIATIEDRSGKLDMTLFSEALETYGHLLEKDRIVIATGSVQFDDFSGGLKMSVREIATLDEARSRYAKSLALAISQEQLTPQFVKELREIIEPNKEGTLPLHFYYQSPEGRALLRSGVEWRVTPKDEMLDQLKTLLGENAVELEFE, encoded by the coding sequence ATGACTCAACAACGTTTCGTTCATCTTAAAGTCCATAGTGATTTCTCTATGATTAACGGTTTGGCTAAAGTAAAACCGTTAGTCAAAACAGCCGTTGCCAATAATATGGTGGCAATGGCACTAACCGATTTCAGCAACTTTTGCGGATTGGTAAAATTTTATGGCGAAGCGTTAGGTTCCGGGTTAAAACCGATTATCGGTGCGGATATTTTCGTGCGTCCCGAACCGGACAGCGAAGATTTCTTTGAGCTGACGTTACTGGCAAAAAACAACACCGGTTATCACAATATTACTCTTTTACTTTCAAAAGCTTATCAACAAGGTTATGTTGAATTTCCGTTAGTCGAAAAAGCGTGGCTTGCCGAGTTAAATGAGGGCATCATTGTGCTTTCCGGCGGACGAAACGGCGATGTTGGAAAAGCTCTACTCAAAGAAAATGAAGCGGAAGCAGACGAATTAGTTAGCTTTTATCAGCAATATTTCCCAAATCATTACTATCTCGCGCTCTGTCGTACTGGCCGTACGGATGAAGAACGCTATATTCAGCAAGCGGTGCCTTTTTCACAAAAACACCAATTACCGTTAGTTGCGGTAAATGATGTAGTGTTCTTGAAAGAAGACGATTTTGATGCGCACGAAATTCGTGTAGCAATCCACGACAGCTACACCTTAGATGATCCAAAGCGTCCGAAAAAATATTCACCGCAACAATATTTCCGTAGCGAACAAGAAATGTGTGCCTTGTTTGCCGATTTACCGCAAGCGGTCGAAAATACGGTACAAATTGCAATGCGATGCAATGTAACCGTACGTTTAGGCGAATATTTCTTACCGAATTTCCCAACCGGCGATCTTTCTACCGAAGATTTTTTAGTGAAAAAATCACGTGAAGGTTTGGAAGAACGTTTGGAATTTCTATTCCCAGATCCGGAAGAACGCAAAAACAAGCGGTCTGTTTATGATGAACGTTTGCAAGTCGAGCTGGATGTAATTAACCAAATGGGCTTCCCCGGCTACTTCCTAATCGTAATGGAATTTATTCAGTGGTCGAAAGATAACGATATTCCGGTTGGCCCAGGGCGTGGTTCCGGTGCGGGTTCTTTAGTGGCGTATGCGTTAAAAATTACCGATTTAGACCCGCTTGCCTTCGACTTACTCTTTGAGCGTTTCCTAAATCCGGAACGTGTTTCAATGCCCGATTTCGACGTCGATTTCTGTATGGACGGACGAGATCGTGTGATTGAACACGTTGCCGACACTTACGGTCGCCAAGCGGTTTCACAGATCATTACCTTCGGTACGATGGCGGCAAAAGCGGTAATCCGAGATGTAGGTCGTGTGCTTGGTCATCCGTATAATTTTGTCGATCGAATCTCAAAGCTGATTCCGCCCGATCCGGGTATGACCTTGGCTAAAGCCTTTGATGCCGAGCCGAAACTGCCGGAACTTTACGAAGCCGATGAAGAAGTGAAAGACTTGATTGATATGGCACGTAAATTGGAAGGCGTAACCCGAAATGCCGGCAAACACGCCGGTGGTGTGGTAATCGCCCCAACCGCTATTACCGATTTCTCACCGCTTTATTGCGATTCGGAAGGACTTCATCCGGTGACTCACTTCGATAAAAACGATGTGGAATATGCCGGTTTAGTAAAATTTGACTTCTTAGGCTTACGGACACTCACCATTATTAAATGGGCATTGGAGATGATCAATCAACGCTTAGCCCGAGAAGGCAAAGAGCCGGTACGTATCGAAAGTATTCCGTTAGATGATAAGAAATCCTTTGATCTGTTACTCGCATCGAAAACAACGGCGGTATTCCAGCTAGAGTCACGCGGGATGAAAGATTTGATTTCACGTCTGAAGCCCGACTGTTTTGAAGATATTATCGCATTAGTGGCATTATTCCGCCCCGGTCCGCTTGAATCCGGCATGGTACAAAACTTTATCGACCGTAAACATGGTCACGAAGAAGTTTCTTACCCTGATGCACAATATCAACACGAATCGCTTAAACCGATTTTAGAACCGACCTATGGTGTTATTGTTTACCAAGAACAGGTAATGCAAATCGCACAGGTGCTTGCCGGTTATACCCTAGGTGGTGCGGACTTATTACGCCGTGCAATGGGTAAGAAAAAACCGGAGGAAATGGCGGCACAGCGTGAAATCTTCGAAAAAGGGGCAATCAAACAAGGTATTGATGGCGATCTTGCGATGAAAATCTTTGACTTGGTGGAAAAATTCGCCGGTTATGGTTTTAACAAATCGCACTCTGCCGCTTATGCGTTGGTTTCTTACCAAACATTATGGCTGAAAGCACACTACCCTGCCGAATTTATGGCAGCGGTAATGACTTCGGAGATGGATAATACCGACAAAATCGTTGGCTTTTATGACGAATGTATCAATATGGGATTAACCGTTGTTCCGCCTGATGTAAACAGTGGTAAACACCGTTTTTCAGTGAATGAAAAAGGCGAAATCGTGTACGGTTTAGGTGCAATTAAAGGTGTGGGAGAAGGCCCAGTTGAAGCAATTTTAGAAGCGCGTGAAAAAGACGGTATCTTCAAAGATTTATTTGATTTGACCGCTCGAGTCGATCTGAAAAAAATCAATCGCCGTACCTTTGAAGGCTTAATTATGTCAGGCGCTTTCGATAAATTAGGTCCGCATCGTGCTGCATTGATGAAAAATTTAGAAGACGCACTAAAAGCTTCTGACCAACATAGCAAAATGGAAGCACTCGGACAAAGTGATATGTTCGGTGTGCTAACTGAAACGCCGGAAGAAGTGCAAAATGCCTATGCGAATACGCCGAAATGGTCGGAACAAACCATTTTAGAAGGCGAACGCACCACACTCGGTTTATATTTAAGCGGTCACCCAATCGGACGATTCTTAAAAGAGTTATCGCACTATGCGCCGGTACGTCTAAATGAACTACAACCGACACGCCGTGGGCAAGTGGTCACCGTTGCCGGTATTATTATGGGGTCGCGTATCGCCGTAACTAAACGAGGCAGCCGTCTTGGGATTGCAACCATTGAAGATCGTTCCGGTAAATTAGATATGACACTATTCTCAGAAGCTCTCGAAACTTACGGCCATCTTTTAGAGAAAGATCGTATTGTGATCGCAACCGGTTCGGTACAATTTGATGATTTTAGCGGCGGGTTAAAAATGTCAGTACGAGAAATCGCCACTTTAGATGAAGCTCGCAGTCGCTATGCGAAAAGCCTTGCTTTAGCGATTAGTCAAGAACAGCTTACTCCGCAATTTGTAAAAGAATTACGAGAAATCATTGAACCGAATAAGGAAGGGACGTTACCGCTACATTTCTACTACCAAAGCCCTGAAGGCAGAGCCTTATTGCGAAGCGGCGTAGAATGGCGAGTAACCCCGAAAGATGAAATGCTCGACCAACTCAAAACCTTACTTGGCGAAAATGCCGTAGAACTGGAGTTCGAGTAA
- the purT gene encoding formate-dependent phosphoribosylglycinamide formyltransferase — protein sequence MTTIGTPLRPNATKVMMLGSGELGKEVVIELQRLGVEVIAVDRYENAPAQQVAHRSYTISMLDGAALRALVEQEKPDFIVPEVEAIATATLVELEQEGYNVVPTAKATQLTMNREGIRRLAAEELGLKTSPYFFVDNFDDFQKAVAEIGLPCVVKPIMSSSGHGQSVIKSEDQIQQAWDYSQEGGRAGSGRVIVEGFIKFDYEITQLTVRHVNGTSFLAPIGHRQEDGDYRESWQPQAMSELALKRAQETAERITTALGGRGIFGVELFVCGDEIIFNEVSPRPHDTGMVTMASQELSQFALHARAILGLPIPEIYQISPAASKAIVVEGKSNNVRFGNLDKVLEEIGTNIRLFGKGEVNGHRRLGVILARDENTEKALAKAERAYAKLAVQL from the coding sequence ATGACCACAATTGGCACGCCATTAAGACCGAATGCTACGAAAGTGATGATGCTTGGCTCAGGTGAGTTAGGTAAAGAAGTTGTAATTGAACTACAACGCTTAGGAGTAGAAGTGATTGCGGTGGATCGCTATGAAAATGCGCCGGCACAACAAGTAGCACATCGTTCTTATACAATCTCCATGTTAGATGGCGCAGCGTTACGTGCATTAGTGGAACAAGAGAAACCGGATTTTATCGTGCCGGAAGTTGAAGCGATTGCGACAGCAACGTTGGTAGAGTTAGAGCAAGAAGGCTACAATGTGGTGCCGACTGCAAAGGCAACCCAATTAACAATGAACCGTGAAGGTATTCGCCGTTTAGCAGCGGAAGAACTTGGCTTAAAAACATCACCTTATTTCTTCGTTGATAACTTTGATGATTTTCAGAAAGCCGTAGCTGAAATTGGTCTTCCATGTGTAGTTAAACCGATTATGTCATCATCCGGTCACGGACAATCAGTGATTAAATCTGAGGATCAAATTCAACAAGCATGGGATTACTCGCAAGAAGGCGGACGTGCTGGCAGCGGACGAGTGATCGTAGAAGGGTTTATCAAATTCGATTATGAAATCACGCAATTAACCGTGCGTCATGTAAATGGTACATCTTTCTTAGCACCAATCGGACATCGCCAAGAAGATGGCGACTATCGTGAATCTTGGCAGCCGCAAGCAATGTCTGAACTTGCATTAAAACGTGCGCAAGAAACCGCAGAGCGAATTACAACGGCATTAGGCGGACGCGGTATTTTTGGTGTGGAATTGTTTGTTTGTGGTGATGAAATTATCTTTAATGAAGTTTCGCCTCGCCCGCATGATACGGGAATGGTCACCATGGCTTCGCAAGAGCTGTCCCAGTTTGCCTTACACGCTCGTGCGATTTTAGGTTTACCGATTCCGGAAATTTATCAAATTAGCCCGGCAGCTTCCAAGGCGATTGTAGTTGAAGGCAAATCAAATAATGTGAGATTCGGTAATCTTGATAAAGTGTTAGAAGAAATCGGCACCAATATTCGTTTATTTGGTAAAGGTGAGGTTAACGGTCACCGTCGTTTAGGAGTCATCTTGGCCCGTGACGAGAATACCGAAAAAGCCTTGGCAAAAGCCGAACGAGCCTATGCAAAATTAGCGGTACAGCTTTAA
- the plsB gene encoding glycerol-3-phosphate 1-O-acyltransferase PlsB codes for MSSLLNFYRKVLNVPLSLLVKSRSIPTDPVNELSLNLSQPIIYVLPYTSQTDLLILQKNCQVLNLPDPLQTNEINGQSLPRYVFLDEGRRFFKSKGAKSETESLFYRYLDLHRTDESLDVQLVPVSVLWGRSPGKEKAPSLRFMSTFQRIIAMIWFGRDNFVRFSQALSLRYMVTEHGAEEGLAQKLARVAKMHFAKQRYSAMGPRLPDRQAMFNKLIQLPAIVQAIEDEAKSKKISKEKAQQEAEKILDEIAADVSHETLRMADRVLSWLWNKLYQGISVQNADRVRKLALEGHEIVYVPCHRSHMDYLLLSYILYHQGLVPPHIAAGINLNFWPAGPFFRRGGAFFIRRTFKGNRLYSTIFREYLAELFYRGYSVEYFIEGGRSRTGRLLEPKTGMMSMTLQALQRGLTRPISIVPVYIGYEHVLEVDTYAKELRGAEKEKENAGLVLRVIKKLRNLGQGYVNFGEPIQVNNYLNQHFPEWKEPPSEDVRPKWLNEAVDAVAQQVMVNINNAAAVNAKNLIGSVLLASRQRALASEQLIEQVDSYLQLFKNVPYSADITIPKESAEEMLQHVLTLPRSGVVSEKDNFGEMIRLDRESAVLMTYYRNNIQHLFVLPSLVASIVLHHESVSKDLIMKTVSHIYPFLKAELFLHFDESKVRQQVELILTEFARQQIIKYESDVLKINRSRVRALQLHAAGVREILQRYYISLSVLLEQPEISRNALEKESRSIAQRLSILHGINAPEFFDKAIFSTFSASLKAQGYFDEQGNAVIAKVMEAEEMLRTLISVEIQLTIQGAMEKAEELEKADDKSA; via the coding sequence ATGTCTAGCCTCTTAAATTTTTATCGGAAAGTGTTGAATGTTCCGCTTTCGTTGTTAGTTAAGTCTCGTTCTATTCCTACCGATCCGGTGAACGAACTATCATTAAATCTATCACAACCTATTATTTACGTATTACCTTATACGTCCCAAACGGATTTATTAATTCTACAAAAGAATTGCCAAGTACTGAATTTACCTGATCCATTACAAACTAATGAGATTAACGGTCAGTCCTTACCTCGTTATGTCTTTTTAGATGAAGGTCGTCGTTTTTTTAAATCGAAAGGAGCTAAAAGCGAGACTGAATCTCTCTTCTATCGTTATCTGGATTTACACCGAACGGATGAAAGTTTAGATGTGCAGCTAGTACCGGTATCTGTGTTATGGGGGCGCTCACCAGGTAAAGAAAAAGCACCATCTCTGCGTTTTATGAGTACTTTTCAACGCATTATTGCCATGATCTGGTTTGGTCGAGATAATTTTGTGCGTTTTTCTCAAGCATTATCTTTACGTTATATGGTGACCGAGCATGGTGCGGAAGAAGGATTGGCACAAAAGCTGGCTCGAGTGGCAAAAATGCATTTTGCTAAACAGCGTTATTCGGCAATGGGACCGCGTTTGCCTGATCGTCAAGCGATGTTTAATAAACTGATCCAATTGCCGGCTATTGTGCAGGCGATTGAAGACGAAGCAAAATCGAAAAAGATTTCCAAAGAAAAAGCGCAGCAAGAAGCGGAAAAAATCTTGGATGAGATTGCAGCCGATGTGAGCCACGAGACGCTACGTATGGCGGATCGAGTGCTAAGTTGGTTATGGAATAAGTTGTACCAAGGTATCAGTGTACAAAATGCGGATCGTGTGCGTAAGCTTGCTTTAGAAGGGCATGAGATTGTTTATGTACCGTGCCATCGTAGTCATATGGACTACTTATTATTATCATACATTTTGTACCATCAAGGTTTAGTACCACCGCATATTGCTGCAGGTATTAACTTAAATTTCTGGCCGGCAGGGCCGTTTTTCCGCCGTGGTGGGGCATTCTTTATTCGCCGTACATTTAAAGGCAATCGCTTATATTCAACGATTTTCCGTGAGTATTTGGCGGAGCTATTTTATCGAGGCTATTCGGTGGAATATTTTATTGAGGGTGGTCGTTCTCGTACCGGACGCTTACTTGAGCCGAAAACCGGTATGATGTCGATGACATTACAAGCATTACAACGTGGTTTAACTCGCCCGATTAGTATTGTACCGGTTTATATCGGCTATGAACACGTGCTTGAAGTAGATACTTATGCAAAAGAATTGCGAGGTGCGGAGAAAGAAAAAGAAAATGCTGGCTTAGTGTTACGTGTGATTAAAAAATTACGTAATTTAGGGCAGGGCTATGTGAATTTCGGGGAACCTATTCAAGTAAACAATTACTTGAATCAGCATTTCCCTGAATGGAAAGAACCGCCTTCTGAAGATGTGCGTCCGAAATGGCTAAATGAGGCGGTTGATGCCGTGGCTCAGCAAGTGATGGTGAATATTAATAATGCAGCGGCAGTGAATGCGAAAAACTTGATCGGCTCAGTATTGTTAGCTTCTCGTCAGCGAGCCTTAGCAAGCGAACAATTAATTGAACAAGTAGATAGCTACCTACAATTATTTAAAAACGTACCTTATTCGGCGGATATCACTATTCCGAAAGAATCTGCGGAAGAAATGTTACAGCATGTGCTTACGTTACCTCGTTCCGGCGTGGTGAGTGAGAAAGATAATTTTGGTGAAATGATTCGCTTAGATCGTGAATCAGCGGTATTGATGACTTATTACCGTAATAATATTCAGCATCTGTTTGTGTTGCCATCATTGGTTGCAAGTATCGTCTTACACCACGAATCGGTATCCAAAGATCTGATTATGAAAACGGTAAGTCATATTTACCCGTTCTTAAAAGCTGAGTTATTCCTTCACTTTGATGAAAGCAAAGTTCGTCAGCAAGTTGAACTGATTTTAACCGAGTTTGCTCGTCAGCAAATTATTAAATACGAAAGTGATGTATTAAAAATTAATCGTTCTCGTGTACGTGCATTACAGCTTCATGCGGCAGGTGTGCGTGAAATTTTACAACGTTACTACATCAGCTTAAGTGTCTTGTTGGAGCAACCGGAAATAAGTCGTAATGCGTTAGAAAAAGAAAGCCGTTCTATCGCACAACGTCTTTCGATTCTGCATGGTATCAATGCACCTGAGTTTTTTGATAAGGCGATTTTCTCAACCTTTAGTGCAAGTTTAAAAGCGCAAGGTTATTTTGATGAACAAGGCAATGCGGTTATTGCGAAAGTCATGGAAGCGGAGGAAATGCTCAGAACGTTGATTTCGGTGGAAATCCAGCTCACTATTCAAGGTGCAATGGAAAAAGCGGAAGAGCTTGAGAAAGCGGACGATAAATCGGCATAA
- the lexA gene encoding transcriptional repressor LexA: protein MSRKHLTARQQEIFDFVKHHIETTGMPPTRVEIAREIGFKSPNAAEEHLKALARKGYIEMLSGTSRGIRILVNNETEEAANDDGLPLIGKVAAGTPIMAIEHVESHYPVNGAMFNPNADYLLKVNGNSMEKIGILDGDLLAVHKTNFARNGQVVVARVDDEVTVKRLEKKGDLIYLHPENDELEPIIVDPRIEYIEIEGIAVGVIRNNAWM from the coding sequence ATGTCACGTAAACACTTAACTGCTCGTCAGCAAGAAATCTTTGATTTTGTCAAACACCATATTGAAACCACCGGTATGCCGCCAACACGAGTGGAAATTGCCAGAGAAATCGGTTTTAAATCACCTAATGCGGCAGAAGAACATTTAAAAGCACTGGCTCGTAAAGGTTATATTGAAATGCTTTCAGGTACTTCGCGCGGTATCCGTATCTTAGTAAATAACGAAACTGAAGAAGCAGCCAATGATGACGGCTTACCTCTAATTGGAAAAGTAGCAGCGGGTACGCCGATTATGGCGATTGAACACGTTGAGAGCCATTATCCGGTAAACGGTGCTATGTTTAATCCGAATGCAGATTACTTACTTAAGGTAAATGGTAATTCAATGGAAAAAATTGGCATTTTAGATGGTGATTTACTTGCCGTACATAAAACAAACTTTGCGCGTAACGGTCAGGTTGTTGTCGCACGTGTTGATGATGAAGTTACCGTAAAACGTTTAGAGAAAAAAGGTGATCTTATTTATCTTCATCCTGAAAATGATGAATTAGAGCCAATTATTGTTGATCCTCGTATTGAATATATCGAAATTGAAGGGATTGCCGTTGGTGTGATTCGTAATAACGCTTGGATGTAA
- the mutH gene encoding DNA mismatch repair endonuclease MutH — MQLSTFSHSEAELLEKANWLAGFTLGEIAQQLNVAVPPDLRRDKGWVGQLIETALGAKAGSKPEQDFAHLGIELKTIPINHKGFPLETTFVSLAPLTQNTGITWQTSHVRHKLQKVLWIPVQGERQIPVAARHIGQPILWTPSFEQEQQLKNDWEELMEYIIFGRLNEINATLGEVMQLRPKGRNSRSLTMAINQQGERVQSLPLGFYLRKQFTAEILQNFLRSPL, encoded by the coding sequence ATGCAACTTTCCACCTTTTCACATTCCGAAGCAGAATTACTTGAAAAAGCAAACTGGCTCGCTGGTTTTACGCTAGGAGAAATCGCACAACAATTAAATGTAGCTGTTCCGCCGGATCTTCGCCGAGACAAAGGTTGGGTCGGACAATTAATCGAAACAGCTTTAGGTGCCAAAGCCGGCAGCAAACCAGAACAAGATTTTGCACATTTAGGGATTGAACTCAAAACTATTCCTATTAATCATAAAGGTTTTCCACTTGAAACTACTTTTGTGAGTTTAGCGCCTTTGACGCAAAATACTGGTATTACTTGGCAGACCTCGCACGTTCGCCATAAATTACAAAAAGTGTTATGGATTCCGGTGCAAGGAGAAAGACAAATTCCGGTTGCAGCACGCCATATCGGACAACCTATTTTATGGACACCTTCATTTGAACAAGAACAACAGTTGAAAAATGACTGGGAAGAATTAATGGAATACATTATTTTTGGGCGTTTAAATGAGATTAATGCCACGCTTGGTGAAGTCATGCAATTACGTCCTAAAGGTCGAAACAGTCGTTCACTCACAATGGCAATTAATCAGCAAGGTGAACGAGTCCAATCTTTACCATTAGGCTTTTATTTACGTAAACAATTTACCGCCGAAATTTTACAGAATTTTTTACGTTCTCCTCTTTAA
- a CDS encoding TerC family protein, with product MFDWIANPEAWVALLTLTGLEIVLGIDNIIVISILVSRLPIHQRQSARIIGLALAMGTRILLLLSLAWMMKLVDPLFSIAGMPISGRDLILLLGGIFLIVKSAMELKESIAGESHEEKENSSKKASFLMILVQIAIFDVVFSLDSVITAVAMADDIPVMVIAIIIAVAVMMLAAKSIGDFVDNNPTIKNLALAFLILIGVVLVGEGFNIHIPKSAVYTAMGFSVIVELLNIKMRKNQEKHAKA from the coding sequence ATGTTTGATTGGATTGCAAATCCCGAAGCGTGGGTCGCACTCTTAACCCTTACTGGGCTTGAAATCGTATTAGGGATTGATAACATTATTGTTATCAGTATTTTAGTTTCACGCCTCCCGATTCATCAACGCCAATCAGCTCGTATTATTGGTTTAGCATTAGCAATGGGAACACGTATCCTGCTATTACTTTCCCTTGCTTGGATGATGAAATTAGTCGATCCGCTTTTCTCAATTGCGGGTATGCCGATTTCCGGTCGTGATTTAATTCTTTTACTCGGTGGTATTTTCCTTATTGTGAAAAGTGCGATGGAATTGAAAGAATCAATTGCAGGCGAATCACACGAAGAAAAAGAAAATTCGAGTAAAAAAGCCAGCTTTTTGATGATTTTAGTTCAAATTGCTATTTTTGACGTCGTCTTCTCGCTTGATTCAGTAATTACAGCCGTCGCAATGGCAGATGATATTCCGGTGATGGTTATCGCAATCATTATTGCGGTAGCGGTGATGATGCTTGCAGCAAAATCAATCGGTGATTTCGTAGATAATAACCCAACCATTAAAAACCTTGCATTAGCATTCTTAATTTTAATTGGTGTGGTATTAGTCGGAGAAGGCTTTAATATCCATATTCCAAAATCAGCAGTTTACACCGCAATGGGCTTCTCTGTTATTGTGGAATTACTCAATATTAAAATGCGTAAAAATCAAGAAAAACACGCTAAAGCATAA
- the nagZ gene encoding beta-N-acetylhexosaminidase → MLLIDIKDKELSQEEVEILEHPLVSGLILFSRNFHDKAQLEALVKSIRQRVKKPLLITVDQEGGRVQRFREGFTKLPAMQAFHTLAKNPQESTALAQQTGWLMAAEMFALDIDLSFAPVLDLGHQCKAIGDRSFGENPDMILPIAEAFIDGMREMGMATTGKHFPGHGHVLADSHLETPFDDRLKELIFNHDILPFKQLISKGKLSAIMPAHVIYTQCDSQPASGSEYWLKQVLRSQLNFNGVIFSDDLGMKGAGFMGNFVERSEKAIHAGCDLLLLCNEPEGVIQVLDGLKYQPSKAQTERHISLMKRKTVSWNELEASPRYQQAQQRLTALQNEWLEYKAQHC, encoded by the coding sequence ATGTTACTGATTGATATAAAAGATAAAGAACTCAGCCAAGAAGAGGTTGAAATCCTTGAACATCCTCTCGTATCTGGCTTGATTTTATTTAGCCGTAATTTTCACGATAAAGCACAACTGGAAGCCTTAGTGAAATCGATTCGCCAACGAGTAAAAAAACCGTTATTGATTACTGTTGATCAAGAAGGTGGTCGAGTGCAGCGTTTCCGTGAAGGCTTTACTAAATTACCGGCAATGCAAGCGTTTCATACACTTGCAAAAAATCCGCAAGAATCAACCGCTTTAGCCCAACAAACCGGTTGGTTAATGGCCGCTGAAATGTTCGCCTTAGATATTGATTTAAGTTTTGCACCAGTCTTAGATTTAGGTCATCAATGTAAAGCCATTGGCGATCGTTCGTTTGGCGAAAATCCGGATATGATTCTGCCGATAGCTGAAGCGTTTATTGACGGCATGAGAGAAATGGGAATGGCGACGACCGGTAAACATTTCCCCGGTCACGGACATGTATTAGCCGATTCACATCTAGAAACACCTTTTGATGATCGCCTGAAAGAATTAATTTTCAACCATGATATTTTGCCGTTTAAACAATTGATCTCAAAAGGTAAATTGTCAGCAATTATGCCGGCTCATGTTATTTATACACAATGTGATAGCCAACCGGCAAGCGGTTCGGAATATTGGTTAAAGCAAGTATTACGTAGTCAGCTTAATTTTAACGGTGTGATATTTTCCGATGACTTAGGTATGAAAGGTGCCGGTTTTATGGGTAATTTTGTCGAAAGATCGGAGAAAGCAATTCACGCAGGTTGTGATTTACTACTACTCTGTAATGAGCCAGAAGGTGTTATTCAAGTGTTGGACGGTTTAAAATATCAACCAAGCAAAGCCCAAACTGAACGTCATATTTCCTTGATGAAACGTAAAACAGTAAGCTGGAACGAGCTTGAAGCAAGTCCTCGTTATCAGCAAGCACAGCAACGCTTAACCGCATTACAAAACGAATGGCTTGAATATAAAGCACAACATTGCTAA